The nucleotide window CCTTCTCTATCAAACAAAAAAATTTCTGCATTTCTATTCATTTTCTTTGCAAACTGGGCGGCGGTTGCGCCAGCGGACCCGCTTCCCACTATAGCTATCCTCATAATTTGAAAAATTCCTTTAGCTCTCTAACGAAGCCATCGAAGCCAGCGTATCGGGGTATTACTTTTTTAGCTCCAGCCTCAATTAGCTTTTCTGCCCAGTCTGTTCCAAAAAATGCAGTAAAGCCATATACATTTGCATCTTTATCCATTTCAACAATTTTTTTTGTTGTTTCAACACCATCTATATCTGGCAATTTCAAGTCCATTATAACCAAATCAGGTTTTTTGCCCTTTTCCATTAGTTGCTTATATTTTTCAATACCTTCCTTCCCATTGTATGCAGAATAAACTTCCAGCTTAAGTCCTTCCTTTGCCATATATCTCTTCATCAATTCCTGCATTTCTTTCTCATCTTCAACAATCAACAATACACTCTTCATTTTCTTAATAGTAATGCTGGTAAAATATAAATCTTTTTTTAAAAGAACAGTATCTCCGAATTTTGATTGAAAATTACCTTTTTAGCAGAATTTCTCTCTCTATAAAACCTAACAAATCAAGGATAGAAGAAAACATGAAGAAGAAAAATCTTATAATGAAATTCTCTGTTTTTGTTTTTATTTTTCTTTTCCACTGGCACTTTTCTAAAAAGAGAAGTTACTGGAGGAGCAGACAAAACTCTGCTACATTGAAATTATTGAGCAAAATATTATACCCTTTAAAATTTCATAATCGGGGATTTTGCCTCAGGAAATAAT belongs to Thermoplasmatales archaeon and includes:
- a CDS encoding response regulator — protein: MKSVLLIVEDEKEMQELMKRYMAKEGLKLEVYSAYNGKEGIEKYKQLMEKGKKPDLVIMDLKLPDIDGVETTKKIVEMDKDANVYGFTAFFGTDWAEKLIEAGAKKVIPRYAGFDGFVRELKEFFKL